The Saccharopolyspora gloriosae genome has a segment encoding these proteins:
- a CDS encoding OsmC family protein — protein MAGTPVEVHRTGEHTFTASNGRGAEVTIGRDGAPGAFTPGELLLAAIAGCSAVTSENLLVRRAGQDADIAVHADRDKTAEDPNKFSAVQVRFDVDLSAVEGAERAKLLDAVERAIERYCTVSRSVEEGTPIALELPR, from the coding sequence ATGGCTGGCACTCCGGTTGAAGTGCACCGCACCGGCGAGCACACCTTCACGGCGAGCAACGGGCGCGGCGCCGAGGTGACCATCGGTCGCGACGGCGCCCCCGGCGCGTTCACGCCGGGCGAGCTGCTGCTCGCGGCGATCGCCGGATGCTCCGCCGTCACCAGCGAGAACCTGCTGGTGCGCCGGGCCGGTCAGGACGCCGACATCGCCGTGCACGCCGACCGGGACAAGACGGCGGAGGACCCGAACAAGTTCTCCGCGGTGCAGGTGCGGTTCGACGTGGACCTCAGCGCCGTCGAGGGCGCGGAGCGGGCGAAGCTGCTCGACGCCGTGGAACGTGCCATCGAGCGCTACTGCACGGTGAGCCGCTCCGTGGAGGAAGGCACCCCTATCGCTTTGGAACTTCCTCGCTAG
- a CDS encoding zf-HC2 domain-containing protein, with the protein MNCESCRNSVSAVLDGEPPEFPEAEVDAHLETCAACRAFQAEAGEMTRYLRVRLVTPTPDLTAAVLARVPRRDRVRGALRGALAVTAVIQILLALAQMLGFVGVHGHGSHSGMTAHLFNESTAWNLALGVGMLWASWRDRTAGGVLPMLSAFVAALAGFSVHDLIVGAATVERVASHALLLVGLGLLFAVHRRGGGGPAPADAGHDGGSGTTGDGSASEPAPDQSPPHLRPTAHHRAA; encoded by the coding sequence GTGAACTGTGAAAGTTGCCGGAACTCGGTGTCGGCCGTGCTGGACGGGGAGCCGCCCGAGTTCCCCGAAGCCGAGGTCGACGCCCACCTGGAGACGTGCGCGGCGTGCCGGGCCTTCCAGGCCGAGGCGGGCGAGATGACTCGTTACCTGCGGGTCCGGCTGGTCACGCCGACTCCGGATCTCACGGCCGCCGTGCTGGCGCGCGTGCCGCGGCGCGACCGGGTTCGCGGTGCGCTGCGCGGCGCACTGGCGGTGACCGCCGTCATCCAGATCCTGCTCGCACTGGCCCAAATGCTGGGATTCGTCGGAGTGCACGGGCACGGGTCCCACAGCGGGATGACCGCGCACCTGTTCAACGAGAGCACCGCGTGGAACCTCGCGCTGGGCGTCGGGATGCTGTGGGCGTCCTGGCGGGACCGCACCGCGGGCGGCGTGCTGCCGATGCTGAGCGCCTTCGTGGCCGCGCTCGCGGGTTTCTCGGTGCACGACCTGATCGTCGGCGCGGCGACCGTGGAACGCGTCGCCTCGCACGCGCTGCTGCTGGTGGGCCTGGGCCTGCTGTTCGCGGTGCACCGGCGCGGAGGCGGCGGCCCGGCCCCGGCCGACGCGGGCCACGACGGCGGCTCCGGCACGACCGGCGACGGCTCGGCATCGGAACCCGCCCCCGACCAGTCACCACCCCACCTGCGCCCAACGGCCCACCACCGGGCGGCGTGA
- the rpe gene encoding ribulose-phosphate 3-epimerase produces MIAPSILSADFARLATELDAVKGADWVHVDVMDAHFVPNLTLGLPVVESLLKATDIPLDCHLMIEDPDRWAIGYAEAGAHNVTVHAEAAHDPIKVAKDLRAAGAKAGLSIKPGTPFDQYVEVLKHYDTLLVMSVEPGFGGQKFITEVLEKARAARNLVDTGHLNLIVEIDGGINAATIEQAAEAGVDCFVAGSAVYGAEDPARAIEALRAQAAPNFAHARQ; encoded by the coding sequence ATGATCGCGCCGTCCATCCTGTCCGCGGACTTCGCCCGCCTCGCCACCGAGCTCGACGCCGTCAAAGGCGCCGACTGGGTGCACGTCGATGTGATGGACGCGCACTTCGTGCCGAACCTGACCTTGGGTCTCCCGGTGGTGGAGTCGCTGCTCAAGGCCACGGACATCCCGCTGGACTGCCACCTCATGATCGAGGACCCGGACCGCTGGGCGATCGGCTACGCGGAGGCCGGCGCGCACAACGTCACCGTGCACGCCGAGGCGGCGCACGACCCGATCAAGGTGGCCAAGGATCTGCGCGCCGCAGGCGCCAAGGCGGGCTTGTCGATCAAGCCGGGCACGCCGTTCGACCAGTACGTCGAGGTGCTCAAGCACTACGACACGCTGCTGGTGATGTCGGTGGAACCCGGTTTCGGCGGCCAGAAGTTCATCACCGAGGTGCTGGAGAAGGCCCGCGCCGCGCGGAACCTGGTGGACACCGGGCACCTGAACCTGATCGTGGAGATCGACGGCGGCATCAACGCCGCCACCATCGAGCAGGCCGCCGAAGCCGGCGTCGACTGCTTCGTGGCGGGCTCCGCGGTCTACGGCGCCGAGGACCCGGCGCGCGCCATCGAGGCGCTGCGCGCCCAGGCCGCCCCGAACTTCGCGCACGCCCGGCAGTGA
- a CDS encoding amino acid permease, which produces MIAIGGAIGTGLFLGSGLAINIAGPAVIIAYAVAAFAALALAYALAEMIVVHPEAGGFGPIAQRYLGGLAGFVQRWIYWAAQVVNIGSEVVAAGLYVQFWYPQLPLWLPVVVFSVVMLAINASAVKFFGEFEYWFALIKVVTIVVFVLLGITYIVFGLPGRPATGVDALTAHDGFLPNGIGAVWLALTVVTFSYLGTEAIAVTASESRDPRRDVPRAARNMVLRLGLFYVLGMLVVVSILPWNQVSTEEDVTQSPFVALFATAGIPAAAGIMNFVVLTAALSAMNTNLYVTARMTYSLAVDGYAPKWFAGLSKHGAPQRALVLSAGGLVLAAGISVFAESTAFPLLLGLALFGALITWLIIFASHLAFRRHRAEQGLPASPVRLRGAPVTTLLAMLFIAAVLLTTPFTEQFNTAWKAGVPFLLLLCLAYYLLRRRAARAG; this is translated from the coding sequence ATGATCGCGATCGGCGGGGCGATCGGCACCGGGCTGTTCCTCGGCTCCGGGCTCGCCATCAACATCGCCGGACCGGCCGTGATCATCGCCTACGCGGTGGCCGCGTTCGCCGCGCTCGCGCTGGCCTACGCGCTCGCCGAGATGATCGTGGTGCATCCGGAGGCGGGCGGCTTCGGCCCCATCGCGCAGCGCTACCTCGGCGGCCTCGCCGGGTTCGTGCAGCGCTGGATCTACTGGGCCGCGCAGGTCGTCAACATCGGCAGCGAGGTCGTCGCCGCCGGGCTCTACGTGCAGTTCTGGTATCCGCAGCTGCCGCTGTGGCTGCCCGTCGTGGTGTTCTCCGTGGTGATGCTGGCGATCAACGCCTCGGCGGTGAAGTTCTTCGGCGAGTTCGAATACTGGTTCGCGCTGATCAAGGTCGTCACGATCGTGGTGTTCGTGCTGCTGGGCATCACCTACATCGTGTTCGGCCTGCCCGGCCGTCCCGCCACCGGTGTGGACGCGCTCACCGCGCACGACGGGTTCCTGCCCAACGGCATCGGCGCGGTGTGGCTGGCGTTGACCGTCGTGACCTTCTCCTACCTCGGCACCGAGGCCATCGCGGTCACCGCCTCCGAATCCCGCGACCCGCGCCGCGACGTGCCGCGCGCCGCGCGGAACATGGTGCTGCGGCTCGGATTGTTCTACGTGCTGGGCATGCTGGTGGTCGTCTCGATCCTGCCGTGGAACCAGGTCTCCACCGAAGAGGACGTGACGCAGAGCCCGTTCGTCGCCCTGTTCGCCACCGCCGGAATCCCGGCAGCCGCGGGGATCATGAACTTCGTGGTGCTCACGGCGGCGCTGTCGGCGATGAACACGAACCTCTACGTGACCGCGCGGATGACGTACTCGCTGGCCGTCGACGGCTACGCGCCGAAGTGGTTCGCGGGCCTGAGCAAGCACGGAGCGCCGCAGCGGGCGCTGGTGCTCTCCGCCGGTGGGCTGGTGCTGGCGGCGGGCATCTCGGTGTTCGCGGAGTCCACGGCGTTCCCGCTGCTGCTCGGACTGGCGCTGTTCGGCGCGCTGATCACCTGGCTGATCATCTTCGCGAGCCACCTGGCGTTCCGGCGCCATCGGGCCGAGCAGGGGCTGCCCGCTTCGCCGGTGCGGCTGCGCGGCGCACCGGTGACGACGCTGCTGGCGATGCTGTTCATCGCGGCCGTGCTGCTGACCACCCCGTTCACCGAGCAGTTCAACACCGCGTGGAAGGCCGGAGTGCCGTTCCTGCTGCTGTTGTGCCTCGCCTACTACCTGCTGCGCCGCCGAGCCGCCCGCGCCGGCTGA
- a CDS encoding sigma-70 family RNA polymerase sigma factor, with protein sequence MTQHSEAEDTRVTGLALAAGQGDRRALEEFVRATQRDVWRFLAHLAGVPAADDLTQETYLRAMRAVRTFRGTATARTWLLSIARRVVVDQIRSERARPRTVAADWVRAADSGGRTGRGFEELVEVNVLLDALDPDRREAIVLTQVLGLSYQEAAEVSGCELGTVRSRVARAREELLSRSRGQDSGTG encoded by the coding sequence GTGACGCAGCACTCGGAGGCCGAAGACACTCGTGTGACCGGGCTCGCGCTGGCCGCCGGACAAGGTGATCGCCGCGCCCTGGAGGAGTTCGTCCGGGCCACCCAGCGCGACGTGTGGCGGTTCCTCGCCCACCTCGCCGGAGTGCCGGCGGCCGACGACCTGACGCAGGAGACGTACCTGCGCGCGATGCGGGCCGTGCGCACCTTCCGCGGCACCGCCACCGCGCGGACCTGGCTGCTGTCCATCGCGCGCCGCGTCGTCGTCGACCAGATCCGCTCCGAACGGGCTCGGCCGCGCACCGTCGCCGCGGACTGGGTGCGGGCCGCGGACAGCGGTGGCCGCACCGGTCGCGGCTTCGAAGAGCTCGTCGAGGTGAACGTGCTGCTCGACGCGCTCGACCCGGACCGGCGGGAAGCGATCGTGCTCACCCAGGTGCTCGGGCTGTCCTACCAGGAGGCCGCCGAAGTGAGCGGCTGCGAACTGGGCACCGTGCGCTCGCGGGTCGCGCGAGCACGAGAAGAACTCCTGTCCCGCAGCCGCGGCCAGGACAGCGGCACCGGCTGA
- the ribD gene encoding bifunctional diaminohydroxyphosphoribosylaminopyrimidine deaminase/5-amino-6-(5-phosphoribosylamino)uracil reductase RibD, whose translation MLAALSASERVRGTTSPNPPVGCVVLDAAGDVAGTGATQPPGGPHAEVMALRAAGERARGGTAVVTLEPCTHTGRTAPCTSALLAAGVARVVHAVSDPNPKAAGGAEVLRAAGIQVESGLLGAQVERGPLRAWLHFARTGRPHVTWKYAASLDGRSAAADGSSKWISSATSRAEVHELRGRVDAILAGTGTVLADDPRLTAREPDGGPHPRQPLRVVVGDRPVPAGARVLDDSAATITLPGGDPVAVLDELARRGVVDVLLEGGPTLAGAFVAAERVDRVLAFLAPALLGAGPAALGDAGVASVSQAWWWDIEETTMSGPDVRVSAVPARR comes from the coding sequence ATGCTCGCCGCGCTCTCCGCGAGCGAGCGGGTGCGGGGCACGACGAGCCCGAACCCGCCGGTGGGCTGCGTGGTGCTCGACGCCGCTGGCGACGTCGCCGGAACGGGCGCGACCCAGCCGCCCGGTGGCCCGCACGCCGAGGTGATGGCGTTGCGAGCAGCGGGGGAGCGGGCGCGCGGCGGCACCGCCGTGGTGACCCTCGAACCCTGCACGCACACCGGCCGCACCGCGCCGTGCACCTCGGCCCTGCTGGCCGCCGGAGTGGCCCGCGTGGTGCACGCGGTGTCCGATCCGAACCCGAAGGCCGCGGGCGGCGCCGAAGTGCTGCGCGCGGCCGGAATCCAGGTCGAGTCGGGGCTGCTCGGCGCGCAGGTCGAGCGCGGCCCGCTTCGGGCCTGGCTGCACTTCGCACGGACCGGGCGTCCGCACGTGACCTGGAAGTACGCCGCCAGCCTCGACGGCCGCTCCGCCGCCGCCGACGGCAGCAGCAAGTGGATCAGCTCCGCCACCTCGCGCGCCGAGGTGCACGAGCTGCGCGGCCGGGTGGACGCGATCCTCGCCGGGACCGGCACCGTGCTCGCCGACGATCCGCGGCTCACCGCACGCGAACCCGACGGCGGCCCGCACCCGCGGCAGCCGCTGCGCGTCGTCGTCGGCGACCGTCCCGTCCCGGCCGGGGCGCGGGTGCTCGACGACTCGGCGGCCACGATCACGCTGCCCGGCGGCGACCCGGTGGCGGTGCTCGACGAGCTGGCGCGGCGAGGAGTGGTGGACGTGCTGCTGGAGGGCGGGCCGACGTTGGCGGGCGCGTTCGTCGCCGCCGAACGCGTCGACCGGGTCCTCGCGTTCCTCGCGCCCGCACTGCTGGGAGCGGGACCGGCCGCGCTCGGCGACGCCGGGGTGGCGAGTGTCTCGCAGGCATGGTGGTGGGACATCGAAGAGACGACGATGAGCGGACCGGACGTGCGCGTCAGCGCCGTACCGGCACGCCGCTGA